In Nostoc sp. GT001, a genomic segment contains:
- a CDS encoding DUF5331 domain-containing protein — protein MNIQQLRQSLKQKWLIYYKQNTSWLVKMRIWATYDGLRRPLSGFILATLSVLEPQFDEILAFMLELNNDPDKIVAALGLNFNPDEELRLIKSEHSMAISQVESESPDEKHFEDKHLSSAVTASKIASHYLANTLDSNLPRADRVVRSFTATTEVSRTREPALVVANATKIAPDTPVKTPSSGLPREYQLVRWHSGQLPSGASATMTSEVNSKAKTMPSVALATEVKSNAPSSRIPVDASLAITTDISSNGKPVRSPTITTDAKSNVKYPNIQLQEVQSKVNLPTTNARSIASWVDEFCYGAREKEKDILI, from the coding sequence ATGAATATCCAGCAACTGCGTCAATCCTTAAAACAAAAGTGGCTTATTTACTACAAGCAAAATACTTCCTGGCTGGTCAAAATGCGAATTTGGGCCACTTACGATGGTCTACGCCGTCCTTTGTCCGGTTTTATTTTGGCAACACTGTCTGTTTTAGAACCCCAGTTTGATGAAATACTTGCTTTTATGTTGGAGCTGAATAACGATCCAGATAAAATAGTCGCCGCTTTAGGTCTTAACTTCAATCCTGATGAAGAGTTACGTTTAATCAAATCAGAGCATTCTATGGCTATAAGCCAAGTTGAAAGCGAGTCGCCAGATGAGAAGCATTTTGAGGATAAACATTTATCATCGGCTGTAACTGCTAGCAAGATTGCCTCTCATTATCTTGCCAATACTCTAGATTCCAACTTGCCACGCGCCGACCGAGTTGTTCGATCATTTACAGCTACTACTGAGGTAAGTCGCACACGCGAACCTGCGTTGGTAGTAGCAAATGCAACTAAAATTGCTCCAGATACTCCGGTAAAAACGCCATCCTCCGGTTTGCCAAGGGAATATCAACTAGTACGCTGGCACTCTGGTCAGTTACCTTCAGGAGCATCGGCGACAATGACCAGTGAGGTCAACAGCAAAGCCAAAACTATGCCATCTGTGGCGTTAGCTACCGAAGTTAAGAGCAACGCGCCATCTAGCCGAATCCCTGTGGATGCATCGTTGGCAATTACCACTGATATTTCTAGTAACGGCAAACCAGTGCGATCGCCAACAATTACTACTGATGCTAAAAGTAACGTTAAATATCCGAATATTCAACTACAAGAGGTTCAGAGCAAAGTGAATTTACCAACTACAAATGCCCGTAGTATAGCTTCTTGGGTAGATGAATTTTGTTACGGCGCTAGGGAGAAAGAAAAAGATATTTTGATTTGA